From one Saccharomyces cerevisiae S288C chromosome XVI, complete sequence genomic stretch:
- the IDI1 gene encoding isopentenyl-diphosphate delta-isomerase IDI1 (Isopentenyl diphosphate:dimethylallyl diphosphate isomerase; catalyzes an essential activation step in the isoprenoid biosynthetic pathway; required for viability; isopentenyl diphosphate:dimethylallyl diphosphate isomerase is also known as IPP isomerase), protein MTADNNSMPHGAVSSYAKLVQNQTPEDILEEFPEIIPLQQRPNTRSSETSNDESGETCFSGHDEEQIKLMNENCIVLDWDDNAIGAGTKKVCHLMENIEKGLLHRAFSVFIFNEQGELLLQQRATEKITFPDLWTNTCCSHPLCIDDELGLKGKLDDKIKGAITAAVRKLDHELGIPEDETKTRGKFHFLNRIHYMAPSNEPWGEHEIDYILFYKINAKENLTVNPNVNEVRDFKWVSPNDLKTMFADPSYKFTPWFKIICENYLFNWWEQLDDLSEVENDRQIHRML, encoded by the coding sequence ATGACTGCCGACAACAATAGTATGCCCCATGGTGCAGTATCTAGTTACGCCAAATTAGTGCAAAACCAAACACCTGAAGACATTTTGGAAGAGTTTCCTGAAATTATTCCATTACAACAAAGACCTAATACCCGATCTAGTGAGACGTCAAATGACGAAAGCGGAGAAACATGTTTTTCTGGTCATGATGAGGAGCAAATTAAGTTAATGAATGAAAATTGTATTGTTTTGGATTGGGACGATAATGCTATTGGTGCCGGTACCAAGAAAGTTTGTCATttaatggaaaatattgaaaagggTTTACTACATCGTGCATTCTCCgtctttattttcaatgaacAAGGTGAATTACTTTTACAACAAAGAGccactgaaaaaataactttCCCTGATCTTTGGACTAACACATGCTGCTCTCATCCACTATGTATTGATGACGAATTAGGTTTGAAGGGTAAGCTAGACGATAAGATTAAGGGCGCTATTACTGCGGCGGTGAGAAAACTAGATCATGAATTAGGTATTCCAGAAGATGAAACTAAGACAAGGGGTAAGTTTCACTTTTTAAACAGAATCCATTACATGGCACCAAGCAATGAACCATGGGGTGAACATGAAATTGATTACATCCTATTTTATAAGATCAACGCTAAAGAAAACTTGACTGTCAACCCAAACGTCAATGAAGTTAGAGACTTCAAATGGGTTTCACcaaatgatttgaaaactatGTTTGCTGACCCAAGTTACAAGTTTACGCCTTGGTTTAAGATTATTTGCGAGAATTACTTATTCAACTGGTGGGAGCAATTAGATGACCTTTCTGAAGTGGAAAATGACAGGCAAATTCATAGAATGCTATAA
- the HOS3 gene encoding histone deacetylase (Trichostatin A-insensitive homodimeric histone deacetylase (HDAC); specificity in vitro for histones H3, H4, H2A, and H2B; similar to Hda1p, Rpd3p, Hos1p, and Hos2p; deletion results in increased histone acetylation at rDNA repeats), which translates to MSSKHSDPLERFYKQFQAFVQNNPNVISAARAAAQIPESAKAVVVLSPYSLQHVFPREWVTKSYRKTIVERPERLLASSMGISAAITMYPSLFTLKSSHQRKGSLMAPHVLKVHGSSWPAELIELCQMADAKLLKGEIEVPDTWNSGDIYLSSKTIKALQGTIGAIETGVDSIFKGPSAEHISNRAFVAIRPPGHHCHYGTPSGFCLLNNAHVAIEYAYDTYNVTHVVVLDFDLHHGDGTQDICWKRAGFKPEEEPEDSSYDDFGKKFAEFPKVGYFSMHDINSFPTESGFATKENIKNASTCIMNSHDLNIWNIHLSKWTTEEEFNVLYRTKYRTLFAKADEFFRSAKLEMNQQGRPFKGLVVISAGFDASEFEQTSMQRHSVNVPTSFYTTFTKDALKLAQMHCHGKVLSLMEGGYSDKAICSGVFAHLIGLQNQDWVKEWGSEQVVKEIVRGCKPAWKPYKTKRAKDVIRIWAEEVIRLGRAMIPEFDDIIFKDAVNSAPSNSLLKATVEPASTSTIAQRIIRSHRSNASPEKELHENKPRSTEKQEQREIRSDTKVKQLSSNNRAAETQIPFLQQEFSSEDEDEEYVYDEELNKTFNRTVEDITIDDISRHLETLEIEKKGDEDSDHELKEKNWKNSHQRRLQGNGMYKIPSNTKPHRIRQPQNANTPTYDDSDISMISHVSRKHTTRSGGRW; encoded by the coding sequence ATGTCTTCCAAGCATTCAGATCCATTGGAGAGATTTTATAAGCAATTTCAAGCATTTGTTCAAAATAACCCTAATGTCATATCGGCAGCTCGAGCTGCCGCACAAATACCGGAATCTGCAAAAGCTGTTGTAGTACTATCCCCATATTCTTTACAGCATGTGTTCCCGAGAGAATGGGTAACAAAATCGTATAGGAAAACTATAGTCGAACGACCAGAAAGATTATTAGCAAGCTCGATGGGTATATCAGCTGCGATTACAATGTATCCATCCCTTTTCACCTTGAAATCCTCGCATCAAAGGAAAGGTTCATTGATGGCACCTCATGTGCTTAAAGTTCATGGCAGTAGCTGGCCGGCTGAGTTAATTGAACTTTGCCAAATGGCAGATGCTAAATTGCTAAAAGGCGAAATCGAAGTCCCAGATACTTGGAACTCAGGTGATATATACTTGAGCTCAAAGACAATTAAAGCTCTACAGGGAACAATTGGGGCCATTGAAACTGGTGTTGACtcaattttcaaaggaCCATCTGCAGAACATATTAGTAACAGAGCTTTTGTTGCTATACGGCCTCCTGGTCATCATTGCCACTATGGTACACCATCCGGCTTTTGTCTGTTAAACAATGCACATGTAGCCATAGAATATGCGTATGATACTTACAACGTCACGCATGTTGTCGTGCTTGATTTCGATCTACACCACGGTGATGGGACCCAAGACATTTGCTGGAAACGTGCGGGTTTCAAACCTGAGGAGGAACCTGAAGATTCATCTTATGATGATTTTGGTAAGAAATTTGCCGAATTTCCCAAAGTCGGTTATTTTTCTATGCATGATATAAATTCATTTCCAACAGAGTCGGGATTTGCCACAAAGGAGAACATTAAAAATGCATCTACCTGTATCATGAACTCTCATGACCTAAACATCTGGAATATTCACTTATCCAAATGGACAACCGAAGAAGAATTCAATGTATTATACAGGACAAAATATAGAACTTTATTTGCTAAAGCagatgaatttttcaggaGCGCAAAACTAGAAATGAATCAACAAGGGAGACCATTCAAAGGTTTGGTTGTCATAAGCGCAGGTTTCGATGCATCAGAATTTGAGCAAACTTCAATGCAAAGGCATAGTGTCAACGTTCCTACAAGTTTTTATACAACGTTCACCAAAGATGCATTGAAATTAGCACAAATGCACTGTCATGGCAAAGTTTTGTCTCTAATGGAGGGTGGATATTCTGATAAAGCTATATGTTCTGGTGTTTTCGCACATTTGATCGGTTTACAAAACCAAGATTGGGTTAAAGAATGGGGGTCTGAACAAGTCGTTAAAGAGATTGTTCGTGGTTGCAAACCGGCTTGGAAACCCTATAAGACAAAAAGAGCAAAAGATGTCATAAGAATATGGGCAGAAGAAGTTATCAGGCTGGGACGAGCAATGATACCGGAATTCGATGATATCATTTTTAAAGACGCAGTTAACAGCGCACCTTCTAATTCTCTACTAAAGGCTACTGTCGAACCAGCATCCACGTCGACAATTGCTCAAAGAATAATCAGATCTCATAGAAGCAACGCTTCCccagaaaaagaacttCATGAAAACAAGCCGAGAAGCACGGAAAAACAGGAACAAAGGGAAATTAGAAGCGATACCAAGGTCAAGCAGCTCTCGTCAAATAATAGAGCAGCTGAAACCCAAATTCCGTTTTTGCAACAAGAATTTTCCAGtgaggatgaagatgaagaatacGTTTACGATGAAGAATTGAACAAAACTTTCAATCGCACGGTGGAGGATATTACCATTGATGATATTTCTAGACATTTGGAGACCttagaaattgaaaaaaaaggtgatGAAGATTCAGACCATGagctaaaagaaaaaaattggaaaaactCGCACCAACGCCGTCTACAAGGTAATGGAATGTATAAAATTCCCTCCAATACGAAACCGCATCGCATAAGACAGCCTCAAAACGCAAATACACCAACTTATGACGATAGTGATATATCAATGATTTCTCATGTTTCAAGAAAACATACAACAAGAAGTGGTGGAAGATGGTGA